In the Brevundimonas mediterranea genome, ACGCCGGCGTCGATATAGCGACGGGCGGCCTTCTGGGCCTCGGCGATCTCTTCGCGCTCCATCTCCTGGCTCATCTCGCGGCGATAGACGCGCGCCTCGATCGAACCCTTCATGGCGGCCAGGTTGAAGATCATGTGGGCCGAGACCCGGTCCATCGGGCAACCGCCCGAACCGGCCGAATACATCATGCCCAGCTTGAACAGGTCGTCGCCCGACATGTCGACGGTCGGCAGCGGCAAGGACACGACTTCCACGTCGGCCTGCAGGTCGTGCGCCATTTCTTGCGCGTTCATTACCGTATCTCCTGAACGGGCGCCGTTCTGGGCCCGCCTCTGATACCGCATCAAATACCGCCGGTTTGAAGTTAAAGTTAACGGCGCAAGGCGCCGCCAAACTTTTAAGTAAAGCAGGAATGAATACTGCCAAAAGCGTTCAGCGTTCCGATACGATTTGGAAGGGGCTTGTTTACGTCTTGGCGGCCCGCTGACCGAACAGGACCCTGCGCGCCGCCTCGGCGTCCTTGCCCGCCGCGCCGGCGTTTCCACGCCGATCTTCCAGCAGAGCACGCCCGGCCTTGACCGCGGGCCTCGACCCGACCCGATCCATCCAGGCCGCCAGATGCGGAAAGTCCGCCAGAGTCTGCCCCTGCAGCGTCGGCAATATCCACGGCCAGGCGGCCATGTCGGCGATGGAATAGTCGCCCGCCAGATAGTCGCGGTCCTTCAGGCGTCGATCCATGACGCCATACAGACGGTGCGTCTCGTTCGTATAGCGCTGCACCCCATAGGCGATCTGGCGCTGGTCGCGGATCATCGCGGGCGCATACTGGCGGAAATGATGGGTCTGGCCCGCCATTGGCCCCAGGCCTCCGACCTGCCAGAACAGCCACTGGTTCACCTCGACGCGCGCTCGCGCCTCGGTCGGATAGAAGCGGCCGGATTTGTCGCCGAGATACTGCAGGATTGCGCCGGATTCGAAGATCGAGATCGGTTGGCCGCCCGGCCCCTCCGGATCGACGATGGCGGGCATGCGGCCGTTCGGACTGATGGCCTGGAACCCAGGCTCGAACTGTTCACCCGTTCCGATGTTCACCGGCTGGACCTCATAGGCCAGCCCCATCTCCTCCAGCGCGATGGACACCTTCCATCCATTCGGCGTGGGCCAGTACCAGAGCTGGATCGGAGCGGTCATTGCGGCGGTCTTTCCTGTGGCGTGCCTCGCATCTGGGGGCCGCGACACGCAGCCGCAATCCGCATTTCGATCCTGACACGGTCATTCAGGACGCGTTCAGGCGCGGAACCCGACCTTCACCTCATTAACGGGCCAGTTCGTCGTTTCCGTCGGCGGCCCAGAATGGAGCACGCAGATGAACCGCCTCACCAAGGCCGCTGTTGTCGCTATCGCCCTGTCCACCACGGCCGTTCCCCTGCTGGCCGAGGCGCAGAGCCGCGACGATCGTCGGGAATATCGCCAGGACCGCCGCGACGACCGGCGAGACTACCGCTCGGAACGCCGTGACGACCGTCGTGACTGGCGTCAGGGCCGCTACGACAATCGGCAGGATTATCGTCATGACCGGTGGGACGACCGTCGCGACTTCCGCCACGAACGCCGCGATGACCGCTGGGACCGCAACAATCGCAACTGGTGGCGCGGCCGGTCGGACTTCCGGGGCTACAACGGCCCGCGCTCGGGATACTGGTACGCGCCCAGCTACGGCTATTACCGGGTCGAGCCCCGTTACTACGGCTATCGCTGGCGGACGGGCGGCTATCTGCCGCCGCAGTACCGGACCTATTATGTCCGCGACCCGTATTTCTATGGTCTTCGCGAAGCGCCTCGCGGCTATCGCTACGTCCACGCCGGCAGCGACATTCTGATGGTCGCGGTCGCCACGGGCCTGATCGCCAGCGTCCTGTCCAACGTCTATTGAGGACGCCAAGCTGTTGAGCCGACAAGCCCCGCGAGGAAATCTCGCGGGGCTTTTGTCTGGGGCGTCCCCCGAACGGCATTCAGCCGGGGTTCATCGACCAAGCGCGATCATCACCTTAAGCCGCTGGAAAACCAGCGTGCAGGAATGAAAAGACCATGAAACGCCTCCTGATGGCTTTCACCGCCGTCGCCGCCCTGGGCGCCCCGCTGGCCGCACCGATCCAGGCCCTGGCCCAGGACCGTCAGGTCGATCGCGAACAACGCGACGCCGACCGCCCCCAGAGGCCGCAGATCACGCGGGGAGAGCGTCCCACGCCGAACCGTACTTTGCAGTCCCGGCCGGAAGCCCCCTCGCGTCCCGAGCGGCCCCGTCCGGAGCGCCCCGGTTTCGGTGAGACACGGCCGGCGCGTCCGGACCGCCCGCAGACAGGCGAAGACAGGCCCGATCGTCCGAATTACGGCGGCGCACGGCCGGATCGTCCCGACGTCAGGCCCGGCCGCCCGGAAGGCGCCAACCCCGGTCGGCCGCCTCGTCCCGACCGTCCCGAGGGCGGCTGGACTCGCCCCGACCGCCCCCAGACCGGCGGATCTCGCCCTGACCGCCCGTCAAGCGGCGGCCGACCGGATCGGCCGGGCGACAGCGGCGGGCGGCCCCATCGCCCGGACGGCGGCTGGAACCGGCCGGATCGGCCCGACAATGGTCACACGCGGCCCGGCCAGCCCCACCGGCCCGGCTCCGGCTGGAACCAGAACCGCGACCGGCACGACGAATTCCGCCGTCGCTTCAGCAGCGATCAGTGGCGGCGCGACTTCTATCGCAACCACCGGTCCGACTGGTGGCGGGACGACCGTCGCTTCCATGGCTACAGCGGCGTCCGCATGGGGTTCTATTTCGCGCCGGGCTGGGGCTACTACAGCGTGCCCCGCTCCTATTGGGGCCGCGACTGGTCGGCCGGCGACTATCTGCCGGACACCTTTTGGCGTTATCGACTGGACGACTGGCGCACCTATGGTCTCGGCTATCCGCCGGAGGGGGCGCGTTGGGTCCTGGTCGACAATACGATCTATCTGATCGACGAGCGTGACGGCTACATCATCGACGTGATCCGAGACGCCTGGCGTTGGTAGTCTCGACGAAGAAGGCCCGGAGATCGCTCTCCGGGCCTTCTTACTAGAATGGGTCGCTCAAGCAGAGAGCGGCCGCGCCGCGAGCGTTAGCGACCAGCCGGGGGTTTGGGGGCCGCAGCCCCCAAAAATCAAAGACCCAGCTTGGCCTTCAGGATGTCGTTGACCGCGGCCGGATTGGCCTTGCCGCCCGTCGCCTTCATGACCTGACCGACGAACCAGCCCAGGGCCTGGGGCTTCTCGGCGACCGCCGCCGCCTTGTCCGGGTTGGCGGCGATGATCTCGTCCACCGCCTTCTCGATGGCGCCGGTGTCGGTGACCTGCTTCAGGCCGTGTTTCTCGACCACCTCGGCCGGCGAGCCCTCGCCGTTCCAGACGTGGTCAAAGACCTCCTTGGCGATCTTGGACGAGATGACGTTCGTCTCGATCAGCTCGACCAGCTGGGCCACATGGGCGGCCGGCAGGGGGTTCTCGCTGAAGTCCTTGCCGTCGGCGGCCAGACGCGCCGAGAC is a window encoding:
- a CDS encoding glutathione S-transferase N-terminal domain-containing protein translates to MTAPIQLWYWPTPNGWKVSIALEEMGLAYEVQPVNIGTGEQFEPGFQAISPNGRMPAIVDPEGPGGQPISIFESGAILQYLGDKSGRFYPTEARARVEVNQWLFWQVGGLGPMAGQTHHFRQYAPAMIRDQRQIAYGVQRYTNETHRLYGVMDRRLKDRDYLAGDYSIADMAAWPWILPTLQGQTLADFPHLAAWMDRVGSRPAVKAGRALLEDRRGNAGAAGKDAEAARRVLFGQRAAKT
- a CDS encoding RcnB family protein, with translation MNRLTKAAVVAIALSTTAVPLLAEAQSRDDRREYRQDRRDDRRDYRSERRDDRRDWRQGRYDNRQDYRHDRWDDRRDFRHERRDDRWDRNNRNWWRGRSDFRGYNGPRSGYWYAPSYGYYRVEPRYYGYRWRTGGYLPPQYRTYYVRDPYFYGLREAPRGYRYVHAGSDILMVAVATGLIASVLSNVY
- a CDS encoding RcnB family protein, whose product is MKRLLMAFTAVAALGAPLAAPIQALAQDRQVDREQRDADRPQRPQITRGERPTPNRTLQSRPEAPSRPERPRPERPGFGETRPARPDRPQTGEDRPDRPNYGGARPDRPDVRPGRPEGANPGRPPRPDRPEGGWTRPDRPQTGGSRPDRPSSGGRPDRPGDSGGRPHRPDGGWNRPDRPDNGHTRPGQPHRPGSGWNQNRDRHDEFRRRFSSDQWRRDFYRNHRSDWWRDDRRFHGYSGVRMGFYFAPGWGYYSVPRSYWGRDWSAGDYLPDTFWRYRLDDWRTYGLGYPPEGARWVLVDNTIYLIDERDGYIIDVIRDAWRW